The Polyodon spathula isolate WHYD16114869_AA chromosome 45, ASM1765450v1, whole genome shotgun sequence region aatctcttcccacagtcCGGACACTCGTACGGTTTCTCTCCTGCGTGAACACGCTGGTGCGTTTGAAGGCTTCCCAGGTCAGTGAAACTGCTGCCACACTCAGTACAGTGATACAAGACCTGCTCTGAAGGAATCTGCTGGGGGGTTTGCAGGGAACTGAAGCTGCCCTGGGTTGCAGAGTTGCTGGGATGTGGAGACGCTGTATATCCCAGAGCAAGCGGTCGGCTATCTTGCGCAGAAAGAACTGAGCGAGTTCTCTGTTTCTTCACGTGTTCTTCTTGGGGCGTCGTCTCTCTGCGTTTCTGCTTACGCTGCTGCCCGCCGTCAGTAGAGATCTTGCTCTGGGGTGCTGGAGCGGAGTTGCGTCTTCCTGGATCTGCTTTAGAAGCGCGGGAAACAGAAGCCAAGgttactgtacagcactgaatCACTTTCCAGCAAGGCTTCACCTCTCAGCCATCGCTGTTAACAACGAGAACGCTGAAAAGCAAAAGCAATTCGAAACTCTCGCTCCTTCACAAAACAGCTGCTATTCTTtatataaactgtgtttttgATATTCGACTCACATGCTGTGCTGCTAGTGGACGGCGCTGCTCCCCAGCACGGTGTCCCCTGAATGGACCCCAGCCCAGTGTCCTCTTCTCCAACACTAGAACAAGTGTCTTCAGAGACACGCTGACTGGGTTTCACGCAGACCAGTTCAGGAGGACAATCCTCGCAGTGGCTGGATTCCAGCTTAACGATGTTCTCCTCCAGCGTGTTCCCTTTAGAAACTTCCTCTGTGATGTGCACACACTCCAGTTCCACAGCCTCCTCTTTAATGCGGACAGCTTCAAGTTCAGGGCTCTCTTTACTGTCACAAATTGCCAGCTCTGTATTCTCCATTATTCTTCCACACCACTCCTGATCACAGATTTCCTCTTGTGTGTAAACAGCTTCTATCACTGGCCCCTCCTGCGCTTCACTGAAAGCACGTCTCTCTCCAGGATCTGCGTGAAACAAAATCATACACGCTTTTAACTGTCACTGCCCAGATATACACAATACTGTAACTCTGTGGAGTTTAGAACTGATTGAAATAACACATCGTGCATATCCATCCCGTAGAGAGACATGTTCTGATCCAGTTTCAAGCGACTCCTGGTGATATCTGAGAGTTTGGGAGATCACTGTGGTTCAGataaagacaataataataataataataataactgatgcTTTCTAGAGAAATTATCGTTGACCAGTTAAAGTTGAAAGTGTGTTAAATATGGTCTATCGGTTTAAAAATCTACTCTAGCCTTGTCTGGTTTGATTACTGTGTTCATTGATGGAGAATGTGATGCTGATCAGGgtgggtcctgggttcgattgtgtgtgtgtggggggtgtgtgtgtgtgtgtgtgggtgggtggtgtgtgtgtgtgtgtgtgtgtgggggggggggggggtggtggtgtgtgtgtgtgtgtgtgggggggggggggtgggtgggtgggtgtgtgtgtgtgtggggtgggtgggtgggtgtgtggtgtgtgtgtgtgtgtgtgtgtggtgtgtgtgtgtgtgtgtgtgtgtgtgtgtgtgtgtgtggtcggggggtgggggtgtgtgtgtgtgtgtgtgtgtgtgtgtgtgtgtggtgtgtgggggggggggggggggggggggggggggtggggggtgcgtgcgtgcgtgcgtgcgtgcg contains the following coding sequences:
- the LOC121305942 gene encoding zinc finger protein 658B-like isoform X2, producing the protein MNPDWSEQDCRRNGNRGLFTRVQDPGERRAFSEAQEGPVIEAVYTQEEICDQEWCGRIMENTELAICDSKESPELEAVRIKEEAVELECVHITEEVSKGNTLEENIVKLESSHCEDCPPELVCVKPSQRVSEDTCSSVGEEDTGLGSIQGTPCWGAAPSTSSTASDPGRRNSAPAPQSKISTDGGQQRKQKRRETTPQEEHVKKQRTRSVLSAQDSRPLALGYTASPHPSNSATQGSFSSLQTPQQIPSEQVLYHCTECGSSFTDLGSLQTHQRVHAGEKPYECPDCGKRFRGATGLKLHKRIHTGEKPFVCPDCGRGFTQKGNLQTHQLTHSADKPFHCSDCGKSFTEKRRLQTHQQLHTGEKPYLCPVCGKSFSRRDSLRAHHVIHTGEKPFECGECGKRFSKKGELQSHRLTHVADKPFHCADCGRSFTQKCRLQAHQRIHTGEKPYRCSVCGKGFSRRDNLGIHHKIIHTRETP
- the LOC121305942 gene encoding zinc finger protein 658B-like isoform X3 translates to MNPDWSEQDCRRNGNQGLFTRVQDPGERRAFSEAQEGPVIEAVYTQEEICDQEWCGRIMENTELAICDSKESPELEAVRIKEEAVELECVHITEEVSKGNTLEENIVKLESSHCEDCPPELVCVKPSQRVSEDTCSSVGEEDTGLGSIQGTPCWGAAPSTSSTAYPGRRNSAPAPQSKISTDGGQQRKQKRRETTPQEEHVKKQRTRSVLSAQDSRPLALGYTASPHPSNSATQGSFSSLQTPQQIPSEQVLYHCTECGSSFTDLGSLQTHQRVHAGEKPYECPDCGKRFRGATGLKLHKRIHTGEKPFVCPDCGRGFTQKGNLQTHQLTHSADKPFHCSDCGKSFTEKRRLQTHQQLHTGEKPYLCPVCGKSFSRRDSLRAHHVIHTGEKPFECGECGKRFSKKGELQSHRLTHVADKPFHCADCGRSFTQKCRLQAHQRIHTGEKPYRCSVCGKGFSRRDNLGIHHKIIHTRETP
- the LOC121305942 gene encoding zinc finger protein 658B-like isoform X1; this translates as MNPDWSEQDCRRNGNQGLFTRVQDPGERRAFSEAQEGPVIEAVYTQEEICDQEWCGRIMENTELAICDSKESPELEAVRIKEEAVELECVHITEEVSKGNTLEENIVKLESSHCEDCPPELVCVKPSQRVSEDTCSSVGEEDTGLGSIQGTPCWGAAPSTSSTASDPGRRNSAPAPQSKISTDGGQQRKQKRRETTPQEEHVKKQRTRSVLSAQDSRPLALGYTASPHPSNSATQGSFSSLQTPQQIPSEQVLYHCTECGSSFTDLGSLQTHQRVHAGEKPYECPDCGKRFRGATGLKLHKRIHTGEKPFVCPDCGRGFTQKGNLQTHQLTHSADKPFHCSDCGKSFTEKRRLQTHQQLHTGEKPYLCPVCGKSFSRRDSLRAHHVIHTGEKPFECGECGKRFSKKGELQSHRLTHVADKPFHCADCGRSFTQKCRLQAHQRIHTGEKPYRCSVCGKGFSRRDNLGIHHKIIHTRETP